Below is a genomic region from Pseudomonas frederiksbergensis.
TGAATTGCAGATTCATCCCGCGCTTGGTCAGCTCTTCCTGCAAATGCTTGCGCACTGCACCGTCGAAACCGCGCAGGAACAGCTCACCGCGATACAACAAGGTGGTTTCAGCACCCAGCCCGTGGAAGATCCCGGCGAACTCTACGGCGATATAGCCGCCGCCGACCACCAGAACGCGCTTGGGCAGTTCTTTGAGGAAAAATGCCTGATTGGAGCTGATGGCGTGCTCATGCCCCGGAATCTCGGGGATCTGCGGCCAGCCGCCCGTGGCAATCAGAATATGCTTGGCGGTATGGCGCCCGCCGTTGATCTCGACCTCATGCGGGCCAACGATTTTGGCGTGACCTTCGTGCAAGGTTACGCCGCTTCCGACCAACAGATTGCGGTAGATACCATTCAGCCGATTGATTTCGCGATCCTTGTTGGCAATCAGCGTTGCCCAATCGAAATTCGCCTCGCCCAACGACCAGCCAAAGCCCTGCGACTGCTCGAAGTCTTCGGCAAAATGCGCCCCGTAAACCAACAATTTCTTCGGCACGCAGCCAACGTTAACGCAAGTCCCGCCCAGATAGCGGCTCTCGGCTACTGCCACTTTCGCGCCAAAACCTGCAGCGAAGCGTGCTGCTCGTACACCGCCGGAACCGGCGCCAATCACATAAAGGTCAAAATCGTAGGCCATTTTCAATCTCCTCGGCGGGCCACAAGCATACCCGCTGCAGCTTTCTCGGTCAGCGCTGCGAATGACATGGGGCCGGAATCGAG
It encodes:
- the gorA gene encoding glutathione-disulfide reductase; translated protein: MAYDFDLYVIGAGSGGVRAARFAAGFGAKVAVAESRYLGGTCVNVGCVPKKLLVYGAHFAEDFEQSQGFGWSLGEANFDWATLIANKDREINRLNGIYRNLLVGSGVTLHEGHAKIVGPHEVEINGGRHTAKHILIATGGWPQIPEIPGHEHAISSNQAFFLKELPKRVLVVGGGYIAVEFAGIFHGLGAETTLLYRGELFLRGFDGAVRKHLQEELTKRGMNLQFNADIERIEKQADGSLNVTLKDGRELQADCVFYATGRRPMVDNLGLENTRVTLDKKGFVEVDEQYQTAEPSILAIGDVIGRVQLTPVALAEGMAVARRLFKPEQYRLVDYKMIPTAVFSLPNIGTVGLSEEQAREEGYEVQIFESRFRPMKLTMTESQERTLMKLVVDGKTDKVLGCHMVGPEAGEIVQGLAIALKAGATKRDFDETIGVHPTAAEEFVTMRTPVAG